The DNA region TAGCCGGCGTGGAGCCGCAGTCGCAGACGGTGTGGCGGCAGGCCGACCGCTACAAGGTGCCGCGGATCTGCTTCGTCAACAAGCTGGACCGGACCGGTGCGAGCTTCGACTTCTGCGTCTCGACGATCAAGAACCGGCTGAACGCGGTGCCTGCGGTGCTGCAGCTGCCGATCGGTGCCGAAGGCGGCTTCATCGGCGTCGTCGACCTGGTCGAGATGCGGGCCCTGACCTGGCGTGGCGAGACCACGATCGGTGAGGACTACACGGTCGAGGAGATCCCGGCCGACATGGCCGAGCAGGCACATGAGGCGCACCATGCGCTGATCGAGCTGGTCGCCGACTTCGACGACGAGCTGATGGAGGCGTACCTCACCGACGAGGATTCGATCGATCCCGACCTGCTTCGTCGGGCGATCCGGCACGCCGTGCTCTCCTCGCAGATCACCGCCGTGCTGTGTGGCAGCGCCTTCAAGAACAAGGGTGTGCAGCCGCTGCTGGACGCCGTCATCGCGTACCTGCCGTCGCCGGTCGACGTGCCCGCCATCGACGGCTTCAAGCCGGGCGACGAGTCGATCAAGATCGAGCGGCACCCGGATGCGAGCGACCCGTTCGCGGCGCTGGCCTTCAAGATCGCCGCCGACCCGCACCTGGGCCGACTGACCTACATCCGTCTCTACTCGGGCAAGCTCGAGGCCGGCTCCACGGTGCTGAACAGCACCAAGGGCCGCAAGGAGCGGATCGGCAAGATCTATCAGATGCACGCCAACAAGCGTGAGGAGATCGCCAGCGTCGGTGCCGGTCAGATCGTCGCCGTGATGGGTCTGAAGGACACCACCACCGGCGAGACGCTGTCCGACCAGGCCAATCCCGTCGTGCTGGAGTCGATGGACTTCCCGGCCCCGGTCATCGAGCAGGCCATCGAGCCGAAGACGAAGTCCGACCAGGAGAAGCTCGGCACCGCCATCCAGCGGCTCGCCGAGGAGGATCCGACCTTCCGCGTGCACACCGACGAGGAGACCGGTCAGACGATCATCGCCGGCATGGGCGAGCTGCACCTGGAGGTGCTGATCGACCGGATGAAGCGCGAGTTCCGGGTCGAGGCCAACATCGGCAAGCCGCAGGTGGCGTACCGCGAGACCCTCCGCCGCACGGTGGAGAAGGTCGAGTACACCCACAAGAAGCAGTCCGGTGGCTCCGGTCAGTACGGCCGCGTGATCATCAAGCTGGAACCGCAGGAGGCGGGTTCGGGCTACGAGTTCGTGAATGCGGTCACCGGTGGCCGGATCCCGAAGGAGTACATCCCGGCGGTCGACGAGGGCATCCAGGACGCGATGCAGTTCGGTGTGCTGGCGGGCTACCCGGTCGAGGACATCAAGATCACGCTGCTCGACGGCGCGTACCACGATGTCGACTCCTCCGAGCTCGCCTTCAAGATCGCCGGCTCGATGGTCTTCAAGGAGGCCGCCCGGCGCGCCGACCCGGCTCTGCTGGAGCCGGTGATGGCGGTCGAGGTGACCACCCCGGAGGATTACCTGGGCACCGTCATCGGCGACTTGAACGCTCGTCGTGGTCAGGTGCAGGCGATGAACGACGCGCATGGCAATAAGGTCATCGAGGCCCTGGTGCCGCTGTCGGAGATGTTCGGCTACGTGGGTGACCTGCGGTCGAAGACCTCCGGCCAGGCGTCGTACTCGATGGAGTTCCACTCCTACGCCGAGACGCCGAAGTCGGTCTCCGACGAGATCATCCAGAAGGCCCGCGGCGAGTGATCGCGGGTCCCCAAGACCTGTGGGCTATCCGTTTGACCTAGGACGGATCGTCCACAACACTTAGGCCGGACCAAAACCGGCCGAAGACAGAACAATCACTAAGAAGCGCCCCGCAGACAGCGTGGCGACCAAGCTAGAAGGAGCCTCAGTGGCCAAGGCCAAGTTCGAGCGGACTAAGCCGCACGTCAACATCGGCACCATCGGGCACATCGACCACGGCAAGACCACGCTGACCGCGGCGATCACCAAGGTGCTGCACGACAAGTACCCGGATCTGAACCAGGCTTCGGCCTTCGATCAGATCGACAAGGCGCCCGAAGAGCGCCAGCGCGGTATCACCATCTCCATCGCGCACGTCGAGTACCAGACCGAGGCGCGGCACTACGCGCACGTCGACTGCCCGGGTCACGCCGACTACATCAAGAACATGATCACCGGTGCGGCCCAGATGGACGGCGCGATCCTCGTGGTCGCCGCCACCGACGGCCCGATGCCGCAGACCCGCGAGCACGTGCTGCTGGCCCGTCAGGTCGGTGTGCCGGCGATCGTGGTCGCGCTGAACAAGTGCGACATGGTCGACGACGAGGAGATCCTGGAGCTCGTCGAGCTCGAGGTCCGTGAGCTGCTGTCCGAGTACGAGTTCCCGGGCGACGACGTCCCGGTCGTGCAGGTTGCTGCCTTCCCGGCTCTGAACGGGGACGCCAAGTGGGGCGAGGCGATCATCGAGCTGATGGACGCCGTGGACTCCTACATCCCGCAGCCGGTGCGTGAGATCGACAAGCCGTTCCTGATGCCGGTGGAGGACGTCTTCACCATCACCGGTCGTGGCACCGTCATCACCGGCCGGATCGAGCGGGGCATCGTCAAGGTCAACGAGACCGTCGACATCATCGGCATCCGGGACAAGAAGCAGACCACCACCGTCACCGGTGTGGAGATGTTCCGCAAGCTCCTCGACGAGGGCCAGGCGGGCGAGAACGTGGGCCTGCTGCTCCGTGGCACCAAGCGCGAGGACGTCGAGCGCGGCATGGTCGTGATCAAGCCGGGCACCACCACCCCGCACACCGAGTTCGAGGCACGCGTCTACATCCTCTCCAAGGAGGAGGGTGGCCGTCACACCCCGTTCTTCAACAACTACCGTCCGCAGTTCTACTTCCGCACCACCGACGTGACCGGTGTGGTGAACCTGCCGGAGGGCACCGACATGGTGATGCCGGGTGACAACACGGACATGTCCGTGCAGCTCATCCAGCCGATCGCCATGGAGGAGGAGCTGAAGTTCGCCATCCGTGAGGGTGGCCGGACCGTCGGCGCCGGCCGCGTCACCAAGATCATCAAGTGACCTTGTGATCCTGGTCTGACCTGGTAGCTCAGCACTGAGCTTCGTACGCGAGGGCCCCGCACCACCTTGGGTGCGGGGCCCTCGTGCGTCTGCTCATTGTGGGCGGCTCCCTCCCTCGTCGTCCGCCCCGATTCCCACTTCGCACCATTTCCGGTGGCCCGATTCCGACTTCGCACCATTTCGGTCTTCTTCGCATGGGGTGTACCCCCCAGTGCGCAGTCGCATTAGCTGGTGCGGAGTCGAAACGGAAATGGTGCGCAGCCGCAGGAAATGGTGCGAAGTCGGACCGGCCAGCCGGAAATGGCGCGGAGTCGACTATGGGGCTGGACGGGATCCCCAAAACGGTGCGCAGCCGCATTAGCTGGTGCGCAGTGCCTACCGGTCCGAAACGTGTACGCGGTCGGGTCGGGCCGGCTGTCAGTCGACAGGGTGGGAGCCGTGGGGTGGGGGAGTGCCGGGCAGGTCGGAGGCCAGATAGATCTCGGCATGGCCGTCGCGTCGTGGGTCCGCACCGGCGCCTAGCCAGCTGAGTGCCGACACCCCGCCGAAGTAGGGGTCACGCATGTCAGCGACGGTCACCTCGTCGCCGTCCTCTGCTAGCGAGTGGAGCACCTCGGCGGAGAAGCCGGGCTCGAGCCGGACAGCGCCCGGGGTCGCATTCAGCCGGGGAGCGTCGATGGCGGCTTGCGGCGGCGTGTGGTCCAGCATCCGCAGCATGGTCTGCACCAGAGCCGGCCGGATTCGGCTGCCGCCGGCGGCACCAGCAGCGACGACTGGTCGGCCGCTCGGATCGACCGCAATCATCGGCGACATCATCGAGCCCATCCGCATGCCCGGTCCGACTCCCTCGCGAACCAACTCACCTTCGCCGAGCATCGAGTTCAGGTGTACGCCGAAGCCAGGCACCCAGACTCCAGACCCCAGCCCGAGGCTTGTGGTCACCGCGCAGACGTTGCCCTCGGCATCGGCAGCAACCAGGTTGGTGGTCTCGGCCCGGCGATCCGGCGCGCGCAGCGCAGCCGCGAGAGCCCGTGCCGACGCAGGCGAGGTGAGAGGGTCGCCAGGCATCGTCGCAGCCGCCGCCTGCATGGTGCCGAGCACGTCGTCGAGATCGTTTCCCCTGGCCAGCACACCGAAACCATGGACGTCGACCCGCCGCGGGCGCGTCTCGATCACGCGATAGGCCTCTAGGTCGACGGCATCCAGTGCGGACGTCTCACCCAGCACCTCGACCATCGCCCGGGCATACACCCCGCGATAGAAGGCGTCCGGCTCCTCGGCCAGCAGGTCGTACGCCGCCGAGTGGGCCGGATGCGCCAGCAGGTCACCACCCTGCAGGGGTGACCCGTCCGCCCGGCTGTACACCTCCAGTCCCTCGGAGACATGGAAGGCGGGGGAGACCTTGGGCAGCAGGTCGGCGTGCGCATCGGGAAAGACCGAGCCGAGAGACGCCGCGCGTCCCGGTGCCACGACCTCGGGCCAGGGCAGCCGCCCCCAGCGGCGCCACAGATGCAGGGCACCGGCGGGTGTCCCCGGCACGGCCACCGTGGGCGGCCCGATCTCGTACGGGATCGCCTGGCCGACGAACACGACCTCGATCGGCTTGCCGGGGCCGGCGGTGCGTCCGCTCAGGCCAGGGATGCCGACGAAGAAGTCCACGCAGCGGGTCTCGCCGGTCGCCGCCTCATAGTGCGTGGCGAATCCGCCTCCGCCCAGTCCGGTGAACAGTGTCTCCGCCGCGCAACTGGTGAGCACCATCGCGGCGGCGGCGTCGGCGGCGGTGCCGCCCGCGGCCAGGATGTCGGCGCCGGCTTGTGCGGTGGCGGGATGGCCGGCGGCCACACCGGGGGTGATCGTCACGGCAGCAGCCTAGGCCCGTCGCAATCGGGCCCACGAGATGACACGTGTCATGGTCAAGCGATGACTCTCAGCTGAGGTGCGGACCGCGTACCCGATCCAGACTTCAGTCATGACTGTTCACCCGTCGCCGATTCTCGCTTCGCCATCCGTCACAGACCGGTCCATGACCGAGCGATCCATGGACCCAGCGGCAGCGCTCGCCGTCCGACTCGAGGGACTGCACAAGTCGTACGGCGCCGTGCAGGCCGTCGACGGTATCGACCTGACGATCGCGCCCGGCGAGATCGTCGCGGTTCTCGGACCGAACGGTGCCGGCAAGTCCACCACCACCGAGATGATCACCGGAATCACGGTTCCGGACTCGGGTCAGGTGCAGGTCTTCGGTCGGCCGCCCCGGGATGCGGTCCAGCACGGTCTGGTCGGCGTGATGCTGCAGGCCGGTGCGCTGCTGCACGACGCGACCGTACGCGATGTGCTGAGACTGATGTACGGACTGCATGCGCATCCGCTGCCCATGGCGGAGGTCATCCAGCGGGCGGACCTCGGCGGGTTCCTGAAGATGCGGACGGAGAAGCTCTCCGGCGGTCAGGCGCAGCGATTGCGCTATGCCCTGGCGATCATGGCCGATCCGCAGCTGCTGATCCTGGACGAGCCGACGGTCGGCATGGATGTCGAGATCCGCCGCGCCTTCTGGGCCTCCATGCGCACCTTTGTCGCCGGGGGCCGGACGGTGCTCTTCGCCACCCACTACTTGGAGGAGGCCGACAGCGAGGCTGATCGGATCGTCGTCCTCGCCCATGGACGGGTGATCGGCGACGGCACCCCGACCATGATCAAGAACCAGGTCGCGACCAAGCTGATCACATTGGCTGATCGTGATGTGGAGCTCGCCGAACTGACGATGTTGCCCGCGGTGCTCACCGGCGAGCGCAGCAATGGTCGGATCCAACTGCACACCAGCGACTCCGACGCGACATTGCGTGCCCTGATCGCGACCCAACCCGGCGCGGCCGAGATCGAGGTCACCTCCGCCAGTCTGGAGGATGCCTTCCTGGCCCTGACCGATCAGACCAACCATCCGATCCTGCAGAACTCGAAGGAGCAGCGATGACTGCCATCACTTCCCATTCGCTGGCTGATGCCGAGGCCGGACGAGGCCGACGACTCCCGCCGCTGGTGCACTATGCCGTTTGGTCGACCTGGCTGACCTGCAAGAACTTCGCCTTCGTGATCTTCGCGGTCGGCATGCCGCTGGTGCTCTATCTCGTGTTCAGCTCGACCTTCGCGTCCGGATCCGACCAGGAGTCGCGGCTCGCCTCCGCGGTGATCATGGTGTCGATGGCCGCGTACGGGGCGCTCGGTGCCGCGATGAGCGGTGGCTCGCAGCTGGCCCTGGAGCGTCGGTCGGGCTGGTTCCGGCAGCTGAGCGTCACCGGTCTGGCCCCGCGGTCGTTCCTGCTCGCCAAGGCGGCGGCGATCATGGCGCTGGTGCTGCCGTCGTTGCTGTTGGTCTTCGTAGCGGGTTTTGTGGTTGGCGGCGTACGGCTGTCGCTCGGCGGCTGGCTCGCCTCGCTCGGGCTGATGTGGCTGGGACTGATACCGCTGGCCATCTTCGGGATCGTGATCGGCCTGTGGGTCAAGGCCGAGGCGGTGGGCGGGGTGACCACGCTGGTGATGCTGCTGCTGGCCATGCTGGGTGGTCTGTGGCTGCCGGTCGATCTGATGCCGCGGTTCGCGCAGCTGCTGGCGCAGGCCATGCCCTCGTACTGGCTCGCCGAGCTGGGCCGCTGGCCGATGCTCCCGGACGAGGCGTTCCCCTGGTTTGGGGTGCTTGTCCTGCTCGCCTGGAGCATCGGGCTGACCGTGCTGGGAGCGCTCGGGTTCCGGCGAGCTGCCGCCAGCAGCAAGCGCTGAACCTCGGTGGGTCTGGCCGTGAGCGTAGGGTCGAACCTCGAGGGAGGACTGCTCGTGGGCACCGAGGCACGACCCGCGCAGGGCTCGCTGATCCGGGCCCTCTTCCGGCGGAGCTACGGCATCGACTGTGACGACCCGTCGGCGGCTCCGGCGCGGCATCGTGGGCCGGACCCGGCACCGCCGTTCACCTGGCGGCGCGCGGTGCAGAACATGGTCTGGGTCTATGCCTTCGGGCTGATCTTCATGGTCTTTGCCTTCACGGCGTTGCTCGACGGCGAGCCGTCCCCAGTGGTGGTCGCGATCAGGCTCGTGGTGATCGTGCTGATGGTGCTCGGTTATCTCGGCACCGCCTGGGTGGCGGACTGCTCGCTCCGGACACGCTGGCTCTATCTCGGCGGCTACGTGGCGCTGCTGGGGCTGAGTGCCGTCGTGTGGAGTTGGGATCTGGTGGGCTACGGGGCTTATGTCGCGGTCATGCTGGCCACGTTGCTGCCCTGGCGGCAGTCGCGGATCGCGGTGGTGGTGTGGGCCGGCGTGCTGGCAGCCGTAGGTCTGCTCGGGGCTGGGTCCACCGGGGCATACATCGCCTTGATCTCCCTCGGCATGGGACTGGCCACCGCGGCCGGGATGGAGGCGGGCGCGGTCCAAGGTCGCCTGCACCGAGCCGAGCAGCGGGTGGCGACCCTCAGCGTGGCCGCCGAGCGGGAACGGATCGGCCGCGATCTGCACGACATTCTCGGCCACTCACTCACCGCGATCTCGATCAAAGCCGGGCTGGCGGCGCGACTGGTGGACGTGGATCCGGATGCAGCCAAGGCCCAGATCGCCGAGATCGAGCAGGTGGCTCGGCAGGCGCTGGCGGATGTCCGGACCACTGCCTCCGGCATGCAGGAGGTACGGCTGGCGACCGAGATCGCCAGTGCGCGCTCCGTGCTGCTGGCGGCAGGGATCGAGGCCCGGATGCCCTCGGCGCTGCCACCGCTGAGCGACGAGGTCAGCGAACTGTTCGGCTATGTCGTCCGTGAGGCGGTCACCAACGTGGTGCGGCACAGCGACGCAGGGGTATG from Microlunatus phosphovorus NM-1 includes:
- a CDS encoding ABC transporter permease — its product is MTAITSHSLADAEAGRGRRLPPLVHYAVWSTWLTCKNFAFVIFAVGMPLVLYLVFSSTFASGSDQESRLASAVIMVSMAAYGALGAAMSGGSQLALERRSGWFRQLSVTGLAPRSFLLAKAAAIMALVLPSLLLVFVAGFVVGGVRLSLGGWLASLGLMWLGLIPLAIFGIVIGLWVKAEAVGGVTTLVMLLLAMLGGLWLPVDLMPRFAQLLAQAMPSYWLAELGRWPMLPDEAFPWFGVLVLLAWSIGLTVLGALGFRRAAASSKR
- a CDS encoding sensor histidine kinase, with translation MSVGSNLEGGLLVGTEARPAQGSLIRALFRRSYGIDCDDPSAAPARHRGPDPAPPFTWRRAVQNMVWVYAFGLIFMVFAFTALLDGEPSPVVVAIRLVVIVLMVLGYLGTAWVADCSLRTRWLYLGGYVALLGLSAVVWSWDLVGYGAYVAVMLATLLPWRQSRIAVVVWAGVLAAVGLLGAGSTGAYIALISLGMGLATAAGMEAGAVQGRLHRAEQRVATLSVAAERERIGRDLHDILGHSLTAISIKAGLAARLVDVDPDAAKAQIAEIEQVARQALADVRTTASGMQEVRLATEIASARSVLLAAGIEARMPSALPPLSDEVSELFGYVVREAVTNVVRHSDAGVCTVMVSPDAVEVRDDGRGLSATAGNGSGIAGLRTRAEALGGLLLVTAGESGGCIVRVELGRLSARSEADERTVTAS
- a CDS encoding gamma-glutamyltransferase, coding for MTITPGVAAGHPATAQAGADILAAGGTAADAAAAMVLTSCAAETLFTGLGGGGFATHYEAATGETRCVDFFVGIPGLSGRTAGPGKPIEVVFVGQAIPYEIGPPTVAVPGTPAGALHLWRRWGRLPWPEVVAPGRAASLGSVFPDAHADLLPKVSPAFHVSEGLEVYSRADGSPLQGGDLLAHPAHSAAYDLLAEEPDAFYRGVYARAMVEVLGETSALDAVDLEAYRVIETRPRRVDVHGFGVLARGNDLDDVLGTMQAAAATMPGDPLTSPASARALAAALRAPDRRAETTNLVAADAEGNVCAVTTSLGLGSGVWVPGFGVHLNSMLGEGELVREGVGPGMRMGSMMSPMIAVDPSGRPVVAAGAAGGSRIRPALVQTMLRMLDHTPPQAAIDAPRLNATPGAVRLEPGFSAEVLHSLAEDGDEVTVADMRDPYFGGVSALSWLGAGADPRRDGHAEIYLASDLPGTPPPHGSHPVD
- the tuf gene encoding elongation factor Tu, whose translation is MAKAKFERTKPHVNIGTIGHIDHGKTTLTAAITKVLHDKYPDLNQASAFDQIDKAPEERQRGITISIAHVEYQTEARHYAHVDCPGHADYIKNMITGAAQMDGAILVVAATDGPMPQTREHVLLARQVGVPAIVVALNKCDMVDDEEILELVELEVRELLSEYEFPGDDVPVVQVAAFPALNGDAKWGEAIIELMDAVDSYIPQPVREIDKPFLMPVEDVFTITGRGTVITGRIERGIVKVNETVDIIGIRDKKQTTTVTGVEMFRKLLDEGQAGENVGLLLRGTKREDVERGMVVIKPGTTTPHTEFEARVYILSKEEGGRHTPFFNNYRPQFYFRTTDVTGVVNLPEGTDMVMPGDNTDMSVQLIQPIAMEEELKFAIREGGRTVGAGRVTKIIK
- a CDS encoding ABC transporter ATP-binding protein, producing the protein MTERSMDPAAALAVRLEGLHKSYGAVQAVDGIDLTIAPGEIVAVLGPNGAGKSTTTEMITGITVPDSGQVQVFGRPPRDAVQHGLVGVMLQAGALLHDATVRDVLRLMYGLHAHPLPMAEVIQRADLGGFLKMRTEKLSGGQAQRLRYALAIMADPQLLILDEPTVGMDVEIRRAFWASMRTFVAGGRTVLFATHYLEEADSEADRIVVLAHGRVIGDGTPTMIKNQVATKLITLADRDVELAELTMLPAVLTGERSNGRIQLHTSDSDATLRALIATQPGAAEIEVTSASLEDAFLALTDQTNHPILQNSKEQR
- the fusA gene encoding elongation factor G, whose product is MAVDIKTDLTHVRNIGIMAHIDAGKTTTTERILFYTGINYKIGEVHEGAATMDWMEQEQERGITITSAATTCHWHDHQINIIDTPGHVDFTVEVERSLRVLDGAVAVFDGVAGVEPQSQTVWRQADRYKVPRICFVNKLDRTGASFDFCVSTIKNRLNAVPAVLQLPIGAEGGFIGVVDLVEMRALTWRGETTIGEDYTVEEIPADMAEQAHEAHHALIELVADFDDELMEAYLTDEDSIDPDLLRRAIRHAVLSSQITAVLCGSAFKNKGVQPLLDAVIAYLPSPVDVPAIDGFKPGDESIKIERHPDASDPFAALAFKIAADPHLGRLTYIRLYSGKLEAGSTVLNSTKGRKERIGKIYQMHANKREEIASVGAGQIVAVMGLKDTTTGETLSDQANPVVLESMDFPAPVIEQAIEPKTKSDQEKLGTAIQRLAEEDPTFRVHTDEETGQTIIAGMGELHLEVLIDRMKREFRVEANIGKPQVAYRETLRRTVEKVEYTHKKQSGGSGQYGRVIIKLEPQEAGSGYEFVNAVTGGRIPKEYIPAVDEGIQDAMQFGVLAGYPVEDIKITLLDGAYHDVDSSELAFKIAGSMVFKEAARRADPALLEPVMAVEVTTPEDYLGTVIGDLNARRGQVQAMNDAHGNKVIEALVPLSEMFGYVGDLRSKTSGQASYSMEFHSYAETPKSVSDEIIQKARGE